In the bacterium genome, one interval contains:
- a CDS encoding DUF2391 family protein codes for MSKHKTEVKRINGYLKEVTTFFDASGKPISHVINPLMVELKPRDILQLFVGSLLISSSLCFTEEVWTLSIELSQEKVMSLFLVSVLVITTFIYYNFYRLRLRGHIIEFFKRVLATYLICLSSVTFVLFLIDKLPLDQPIIALKRVIIIAFPSLFGAVISDQLK; via the coding sequence ATGTCTAAACATAAAACAGAAGTAAAACGCATCAATGGCTATTTAAAAGAAGTGACGACTTTTTTTGATGCCAGTGGCAAACCCATATCGCATGTGATTAATCCTCTCATGGTTGAGCTTAAGCCTCGGGATATTTTACAGCTCTTTGTGGGCTCTTTGTTAATTTCCTCTTCTCTATGTTTTACTGAGGAAGTATGGACTTTAAGCATTGAGTTAAGTCAAGAAAAAGTCATGAGTTTATTTTTGGTCTCGGTGCTGGTGATTACCACCTTTATTTATTACAATTTTTATCGTTTACGTTTGAGAGGCCATATCATTGAATTTTTTAAACGAGTGCTTGCCACCTATTTGATTTGCTTAAGTTCAGTGACTTTTGTTTTGTTTTTGATTGATAAACTGCCCCTAGACCAACCCATCATAGCACTTAAAAGAGTCATCATCATTGCCTTTCCCAGTTTATTTGGTGCGGTTATTTCAGATCAACTCAAGTAA
- a CDS encoding MFS transporter: protein MKNLNHLLYTKRFLPLFITQFFGAFNDNAFKNAFLIWFTYDMASKSSMQPATLVSLAAGLFILPFFLFSAMAGQIADKYERSKLTQIIKMIEIALMCACALCFYVQSVEGLLIVLFFMGMQSTFFGPIKYSLLPEHLHKDELLAGNGLIEMGTFLAILLGTLFGGLVVRTDNGLIWISIFVIVFAVTGWWSSRSIPKAPVGDEKLNININIIKATWSIMQYAKHERTVWLSVLGVSWFWFIGSVVLTQLPTYAKDVIGGNEHTVTLFLTLFSIGIGLGSAWCNKLLKGEVDGKLVPYGSVGLSLSIVAFVISSLFFAVERMHYLERVLEYQDKLLSLSEFFAVGLSSWGIVLSLLSLAICAGLYIVPLYAIMQDRTEETFMARVIAANNVVNALFMVMASVLMLILFALKVSLLQLFLILAVTNIPVYFLIRDIVKKRLKQEGDSKK from the coding sequence ATGAAAAACTTAAATCATCTTTTGTATACCAAGCGATTTTTACCCTTGTTCATCACCCAGTTTTTTGGTGCCTTCAATGACAATGCCTTTAAAAATGCCTTTTTGATTTGGTTCACCTATGACATGGCCAGCAAAAGTAGCATGCAACCGGCAACACTGGTGAGCCTGGCGGCGGGTTTGTTTATTCTCCCATTTTTTTTGTTTTCTGCCATGGCCGGACAGATTGCCGATAAATATGAAAGAAGCAAGTTAACCCAAATTATAAAGATGATTGAAATCGCTTTGATGTGCGCCTGTGCGCTTTGTTTTTATGTGCAAAGTGTTGAGGGCTTGCTGATTGTTTTATTTTTTATGGGAATGCAGTCCACTTTTTTTGGCCCCATCAAATACAGCTTATTGCCAGAACATTTGCATAAAGATGAGTTGTTGGCTGGCAATGGCTTGATAGAAATGGGTACCTTTTTAGCCATTTTGTTGGGCACCCTGTTTGGCGGTTTGGTGGTAAGGACTGACAATGGTTTGATCTGGATTTCTATTTTTGTCATTGTGTTTGCAGTAACAGGCTGGTGGTCAAGTAGGAGCATTCCAAAAGCTCCAGTGGGCGATGAAAAACTAAACATTAACATCAACATCATCAAAGCCACCTGGTCCATCATGCAGTACGCCAAGCATGAGCGCACGGTGTGGCTGTCTGTTTTAGGTGTGTCTTGGTTTTGGTTTATTGGCTCTGTGGTGTTAACGCAATTGCCCACCTATGCCAAAGATGTGATTGGTGGCAATGAGCATACGGTCACCTTGTTTTTAACTTTGTTTTCAATTGGCATTGGCTTAGGGTCAGCCTGGTGCAACAAACTGCTCAAAGGAGAAGTCGATGGTAAGCTGGTTCCTTATGGTTCTGTGGGCTTGAGTTTGTCTATTGTGGCTTTTGTCATCAGCTCTTTGTTTTTTGCTGTAGAGCGCATGCATTACTTGGAGCGGGTGCTTGAGTATCAAGATAAACTGTTGAGTTTGTCAGAGTTTTTTGCTGTCGGTTTAAGCAGCTGGGGTATTGTATTGAGTTTGTTGAGTTTGGCGATATGCGCTGGCCTGTACATTGTTCCCTTGTATGCGATTATGCAGGACAGAACAGAAGAAACGTTCATGGCCAGAGTCATTGCCGCTAATAATGTGGTCAACGCTTTGTTTATGGTCATGGCCAGCGTGTTGATGCTGATTTTGTTTGCGTTGAAGGTTAGTTTACTTCAGCTGTTTTTAATTTTGGCTGTGACCAACATTCCAGTGTACTTTTTGATTAGAGACATCGTTAAAAAAAGACTGAAACAAGAAGGTGATAGCAAAAAATAA
- a CDS encoding metallophosphoesterase: MKLRLPAIVWVFISVLLAIHAYLAWKIIFAPKLGTVWQWTLSLALLFLFLTMLSRLSLYRRIPKSLHRIHAYLAYCWMGLMFFLLVGFILCDLVFILPVWAAEGVFLTGSDQAYFKMMIVVSLASVISLYAYGQAKRGPKVKQQNIILSKLPKALCGFKVVQISDLHIGDIIQEAYIKQTVSLCNAQKPDLIVITGDLVDAPVEQLAPLAQELKHLSAKHGVYFVTGNHEYYAGAQAWIDYLKTLNIHTLRNTAVEIADGKHSFNLVGIDDVSGGKFIPGHGPQLAKAVEHCQKDKVSILLAHQPKSIVDAEKHGIDLQLSGHTHNGQIWPFQMLVALDQPYLKGLYQHGNMQIYVNPGTGFWGPPMRFYGRSEITSIELLNKTSAY; this comes from the coding sequence ATGAAACTAAGACTCCCAGCAATTGTATGGGTTTTTATCAGTGTCTTGTTGGCGATTCATGCTTATTTGGCCTGGAAAATTATTTTTGCCCCTAAATTAGGGACTGTTTGGCAATGGACTTTAAGTCTGGCTTTATTGTTCCTGTTTTTGACCATGTTGAGCAGGCTCAGTTTGTACCGGCGTATTCCCAAAAGTTTACACCGTATCCATGCATACCTGGCTTATTGCTGGATGGGCCTGATGTTTTTTTTGTTGGTGGGTTTTATTTTGTGTGATCTGGTTTTTATCTTACCGGTATGGGCAGCAGAAGGAGTTTTTTTAACCGGCTCTGACCAAGCTTATTTTAAAATGATGATTGTGGTCAGTTTGGCTAGTGTGATTAGTCTCTATGCCTATGGGCAAGCCAAGCGGGGCCCAAAAGTTAAACAGCAAAACATTATTTTATCCAAACTGCCCAAAGCTTTGTGTGGCTTTAAGGTTGTACAAATTTCAGATCTGCACATAGGGGATATCATTCAAGAAGCCTATATCAAGCAAACTGTTTCTCTGTGCAATGCACAAAAGCCTGATCTAATCGTAATTACGGGTGACTTGGTGGATGCGCCTGTTGAACAACTTGCACCGCTCGCACAAGAACTAAAACACCTGTCTGCCAAACATGGGGTTTATTTTGTGACCGGCAACCATGAGTATTATGCTGGGGCTCAGGCTTGGATTGATTATTTAAAGACACTGAACATTCACACCTTGCGCAATACGGCTGTTGAAATTGCTGATGGAAAGCATAGTTTTAACTTGGTGGGGATTGATGATGTTTCTGGCGGTAAGTTTATTCCCGGTCATGGACCACAGCTTGCTAAAGCTGTTGAGCATTGTCAAAAAGATAAAGTTAGCATCCTTTTAGCGCATCAGCCTAAATCGATTGTGGATGCGGAGAAACATGGCATTGACTTACAGCTCTCAGGGCATACGCACAATGGTCAAATTTGGCCTTTTCAAATGTTGGTGGCTTTAGATCAACCTTATCTTAAAGGGCTTTACCAGCACGGCAACATGCAAATTTATGTCAATCCGGGTACTGGCTTTTGGGGGCCGCCCATGCGCTTTTATGGCCGTTCAGAGATAACCAGCATTGAGCTCTTGAATAAAACCAGTGCCTATTAG
- a CDS encoding AMP-binding protein: protein MLKLFLKTLFKLIYRVEVTGIENFHRAGSRVLIVANHLSFLDAMLIALYLPEKPMFAINSQVANVWYFKPLINLVKVFPIDPSSAMATRSMIKELKKDEKCVIFPEGRITVTGSLMKIYNGPGMIADKSGAMILPIRINGAQYTLFSKLKGKVRRRWFQKITLNILEPCTLDIDENIRGRKRRQFAAIKLYDIMSRMVFETSDYEKTLFESLIDQVKLHGRKKIIAEDINRKPMSNGSFLARSFILAEALEQPLHNDIYVGLMMPNMVATAVSFFAMQVNNKIPAMINFSTGVHNVLSTCDTAQIKTVISSRKFIEQAKLSSLIEAIEEHGIKMLYLEDVAQSIGMIKKLKGLLKSFFAASFYHWNNVHHADDAAVVLFTSGSEGTPKGVVLSHKNIQANRFQMSSRVDFGPDDLVFNALPMFHSFGLTGGTLMTMLSGVRIFFYPSPLHYRIIPELVYDTNATLMFGTDTFLSGYARFANPYDFYAVRYVFAGAEKLKKETRKLWSEKYGVRILEGYGATETSPVLSANTPMHNKSGTVGRILPGIDYRLEDVPGIEDGGKLLVKGPNIMKGYLLANKPGVIQAPKDGEYDTGDIVSFDEEGYVSIEGRAKRFAKIAGEMVSLTAVETFVNQLWPKHQHAVLSIPDIKKGEALLLVTNHKKANKEDLRNYAKQQGLADLSIPKKIMHLDKLPLLATGKTDYVLLQKQLLEK, encoded by the coding sequence ATGTTGAAATTATTTTTAAAAACCCTGTTTAAATTGATTTATCGGGTGGAAGTCACGGGGATAGAAAATTTTCATAGGGCAGGTTCGCGAGTATTGATTGTGGCCAACCATCTATCTTTCCTCGATGCCATGTTGATCGCTTTGTATTTACCAGAAAAACCCATGTTTGCCATCAACAGTCAGGTGGCCAATGTTTGGTATTTTAAACCCTTAATCAACCTGGTTAAAGTTTTTCCCATTGATCCCAGCAGTGCCATGGCCACACGCAGTATGATTAAGGAACTTAAGAAAGATGAAAAGTGTGTTATTTTTCCAGAAGGAAGAATCACAGTCACCGGCTCTTTGATGAAAATTTACAATGGACCCGGCATGATTGCCGATAAATCTGGGGCCATGATTTTACCGATCAGAATCAACGGTGCGCAGTACACCCTATTTTCTAAACTTAAAGGCAAAGTTCGCAGACGATGGTTTCAAAAAATCACATTGAATATTCTTGAACCTTGCACCCTAGACATTGATGAAAATATCAGAGGTAGAAAACGCCGACAATTTGCAGCCATCAAATTGTACGACATCATGAGCAGAATGGTCTTTGAAACATCCGATTATGAAAAAACTTTGTTTGAATCCTTGATTGATCAAGTTAAATTGCATGGCCGTAAAAAAATTATAGCAGAAGACATCAATCGAAAACCCATGAGCAACGGCAGTTTTTTAGCAAGAAGTTTTATTTTGGCTGAGGCTCTAGAACAACCCTTACACAATGATATTTATGTGGGTTTGATGATGCCCAACATGGTGGCTACAGCGGTGAGCTTTTTTGCCATGCAGGTCAACAACAAAATTCCAGCCATGATTAATTTTTCTACCGGTGTTCATAACGTACTATCCACCTGTGATACCGCGCAAATAAAAACCGTCATCAGCTCTCGCAAGTTCATAGAGCAAGCCAAACTTAGCTCATTAATAGAAGCCATAGAAGAGCACGGTATCAAGATGCTTTACTTGGAAGATGTAGCTCAAAGCATTGGCATGATTAAAAAATTAAAAGGCTTGTTAAAAAGCTTTTTTGCAGCATCTTTTTACCATTGGAACAATGTTCACCATGCGGATGATGCTGCCGTGGTTTTATTCACCTCTGGTTCAGAAGGAACGCCCAAAGGCGTTGTTTTGTCGCATAAGAACATTCAGGCCAATCGTTTTCAAATGTCTTCACGGGTAGATTTTGGTCCGGATGATTTGGTGTTCAATGCCCTGCCCATGTTTCACTCTTTTGGTTTGACTGGAGGTACCTTGATGACCATGCTCAGTGGCGTAAGAATTTTTTTCTATCCTTCGCCTTTACATTACAGAATTATACCCGAGTTGGTCTATGACACCAATGCAACCTTGATGTTTGGTACCGATACATTTTTATCTGGCTATGCGCGTTTTGCCAATCCCTATGATTTTTATGCCGTAAGGTATGTGTTTGCTGGAGCAGAAAAACTTAAAAAAGAAACCCGCAAGCTGTGGTCAGAAAAATATGGAGTACGAATTTTAGAAGGCTATGGTGCCACAGAAACCTCGCCGGTGTTGTCTGCCAATACGCCCATGCACAATAAATCTGGAACGGTGGGAAGAATATTGCCGGGCATTGATTATCGTTTGGAAGATGTACCTGGTATAGAAGACGGCGGAAAACTTTTGGTTAAAGGTCCCAACATCATGAAAGGTTATTTGCTGGCCAATAAACCAGGTGTTATTCAAGCACCCAAAGATGGTGAGTACGATACCGGGGATATTGTCAGTTTTGATGAAGAAGGCTATGTCAGCATAGAAGGCAGGGCCAAACGTTTTGCTAAAATTGCTGGAGAAATGGTGTCGCTAACGGCGGTAGAAACCTTTGTCAATCAACTTTGGCCCAAACATCAGCATGCCGTGTTATCCATACCGGATATCAAGAAAGGAGAAGCTCTATTGTTGGTGACCAATCATAAAAAAGCCAACAAAGAAGACTTGCGCAATTATGCCAAACAACAAGGTTTAGCAGATTTATCCATTCCCAAAAAAATCATGCACCTGGATAAACTCCCTTTACTGGCCACCGGCAAAACCGACTACGTTCTGTTGCAAAAACAGCTTTTGGAAAAGTAG